The genomic DNA TGGTAATCTTAAATTCATCTTTGATTTTCCGGATGAGTTGGGTCAATTCTGCCGTTTCTTGCGGATTCATTCCCGCAGCAGGTTCATCAAGGAAAAGGATTTTTGGCTCTGTTGCTAAGGCGCGAACGATTTCCAAACGACGTTGTTGACCGTAGGGCAGATTTTTAGCCAAGGTATCCGCATCCTTATCCAAGTCAAAGATTTTCAAGAGGCTGATAGCCTTGTTCTTCAACTCTTCTTCGTTTTTGTAGAAGGCTGGTAGGCGGAAGAAGCTGGCAAAGATATGCGATTTGCCGTGATTTCCAAGTCCAATCAATACATTTTCCAGCACCGTCATATTCTTAAACAAGCGAATGTTCTGGAAGGTACGGGCCAAGCCCAAGGAAGCAATCTTAGAAGGAGATTTTCCATTCAAGGTCACCCCAGCCAGAACGACGTTGCCTTCACTTGGTTCATAGACACCTGTCAACAGGTTGAAGAGCGTTGTCTTACCTGCTCCATTGGGGCCAATAAGACCAACCAATTCCCCTTCGTTCAGTTCCATGGTAACATCACCAACGGCTGTTAAACCACCGAAATTTTTCGTTAATTTTTCTACTTCAAGTAATGCCATTAGTTGGTTTCCTCCTTCTTCTTAAAGAGTCCTGAAAAGGCCAATTCCTTGGTTCCCAAGAGACCACCTGGACGGAAAATCATCAAGAGGATGAGGGCCAACGAGTAGATAATCATGCTGATGTCAGCATAGCTCTTGAGGAAGACATTGAGAATTCCCAAAACAATAGCTGCGACAAAGGTACCTGTGATAGCCCCCAAACCTCCCAATACGATGATAATCAAGATATTTACAGAGGTCATGAATGAGAAGTCTTTCGGTACGATTGTTCCAACATAGCCTGCATGCAGACCGCCTGCAATCGCCGCTGTCATAGCACCAAAGACAAAGGCAGAAACCTTAACCACTGTTGGATTGACCCCAACTGATTCGGCTGCAATTTCATCTTCTCGCACAGAAATAGTCGACCGCCCCATCGGACTGCGCAGGAAATTGACTGTAAAGATTGTGGTAATAGCAACAAAAACGTAAACCATCTGCCAGTTGGTAAAGAGAGGGATAGACATGATTCCTGCTGCGCCATTTGTCAGACTGCCACCATTGATAATCAGGATACGAATGATTTCAGCAACACCCAATGTCGCAATAGCTAGATAGTCTCCCTTCAAACGAAGTGTTGGAATACCAACCAAGAGGGCAACCGCACCAGCCAGAACCATTCCAACAAGGAGGGCGAGCGCAAAGCCGCCGTAGTTTGGCATCATCTTACCGATAATACCGACCGAATAAGCTCCAATTGCCATGAAACCAGCGTGCCCCAAGGAGAATTGACCAGAGAAACCAACAATCAGGTTCAAGCCAACTGCCAGAATAATGTTGATACCGATTTGCTGAACAATTTGAACATAGTAGAAGTTCAGCACTCCCATGGCAACCAAGCCTTGAATCAAGGCAAAACCAAGGACCAAAATGCCCAACCAAATCAGATTAACTTTTAAATTTTGCTTCATGATTACACCTTCTCTTTCACATTTTTACCGAGAATACCACTTGGTCTCACCAAGAGAATGATAATCAAAACGATATAGACAATCGCATCACGGAAGGTATCCAGTCCAATCACATAAGTGAAGGTCTCGATAATACCGATAACGATACCTCCAAGTGCTGCACCTGGGATAATACCGATACCACCCAATACTGCCGCAACGAATGCCTTAAGACCTGGCGTCATCCCCATCAAAGGTTCAATCTGGTTGTAGTAAAGACCAAGAAGAACTCCAGCTGCGCCTGCAAGGGCAGAACCTAGGGCAAAGGTAAAGCTGATTGTCCGGTTGACATTGATTCCCATCAGTTGAGCTGCATCGCTGTCGACCGACACGGCACGCATAGCTTTCCCCATCTTGGTTTTTTTCACAATCAGTTGCAAGGCAACCATGAGGAAAAGAGAAACGCCCAGAATGATCAACTGGATATTGGTCACAGAAACAGGCCCTAACTGGAAGGTCACTGCTTCAATCGCCTGAGGAAAGGCCCGAACATCGGCTGTAAAGAATTTAATCATGGTGTATTCTAAGAAGAAAGATACACCGATAGCTGTAATCAAAGCCGCAATACGGGTTGAGTTTCGCAAGGGCCGATAGGCTAAAAATTCGATAACCACACCTAAAATAGCCGTTCCAATCATGGACAAAATCAAGGCCACAAAGAAGCGCAGACTACCATCAGCAATGAAGGTCAGTTGGTTAAGAAGATAATACCCCATAAAGGCACCCATCATGTAGATGTCTCCGTGGGCAAAGTTAATGAGTTTGATAATTCCGTAGACCATGGTGTAGCCCAGAGCTAAAAGGGCATATACAGAACCAAGTATCAAACCATTGACGAGTTGTTGAAGCATAGGTTCACCAAACTTTCTAAGTAAATAGGACTGTGACAGTCACAGAAAACAGCTCAGCTAAGAACTAGCTTGTGTTGTTTATTTGGACTATGCACGCAGATTCTATTGTAGCGGATTTTCTGAAAACGAGCAAGATTCTTTCCCTGCTCTTTTATCCGCCTTTTCAGGGCTAACAAGGGAAAAAGAGGGAAGCCCCTCTTTTGCCTATTCTGAGATTGATACAGTGTCAACTGAAGATTGCTTACCGTCGGTCAATCCAACGACGTAAACAGATTTCACAACGTTGTGTTCTTTATCAATAGACATAGTACCTGTTACACCTTCAAAGTCTTTCAAAGTTGACAGATTGTCTTTGATTTCAGTAGAGTTTTTTGCACCCTTAGCCGCTTCTGCTGCCATGTAAACAGAGTCATAAGCAAGCGCTGAGAACATAGATGGTTCTTCACCGTATTCTGCTACATAAGCATCGTAGAAGGCTTTTGCACGATCACTAGCAGTTGTTACAAAGGCTGACAGGTAGTATACATTGCTGGCTGCTGAAGCAGTCGCCAACTCTGCAAATTGTGGTGAGTCAAAACCGTCTGATCCAAGAATTGGCTGGTTAAGACCAAGACCACGCGCTTGTTTTACAATTGTACCTGTTTCGTTGTAGTATCCTGGCATGATAATCGCATCAAATTCAAGGTCTTTCAATTTTGTAAGAGCAGCTTGGAAGTCCTTGTCTCCTGAAGCAAAGGTAATTTTTGAAACGATCTCTCCCTTGTAGGCTTTCTCAAATGCTTCTGCAACTCCTTTACCGTAGTCAGAAGAGTTGTCATAGTAGAGAACAACTTTCTTTGCATTCAAGTTGGAGGTTGCGTATTCTGCCATGATTTGACCTTGGTAGCCGTCTGTAAAGGTTGCACGGAAGAAGTATTCCTGAACATTTCCCTTATCGTCCACTACGAGGTCTGTCTGAGTACCAGAAGGAGTAATCATTGGAATACCTGCAGAAGTTGCTGCCGGGATTGATGCAGCTGAAGCGCCAGAAGTTGCTGGACCGATGATGAGGTTTGCTCCTTCACTAGCCAAGCTAGTTGCTACTGTTGCTGCTTCTGCTGTTTCAGACTTGTTGTCTTTTTTGATGACCTCAATCTGCTTACCGTCCACACCGCCTGCTGCATTGATTTCCTTAACAGCGAGGTCTGCACCGTTCGCTTCGGTCTGACCGTAAGAAGAAACCGCACCAGACAGCTCTAGGTTATAACCAACCTTGAGTGTGTCACCTACTTCGGCAGCAGTTGATGCGCTATTTGTAGTTGATACATCTCCACAGGCAGCAAGAAGTGCTACCGAAGCAAAGGTCACAAGAGCCTTAGCAAATGATCTTTTTTTCATAAAAAACTCCTTAATGTTCTTTCAAAAAATAATGTACATCTAATATACTGAATTATCTGAAAATTGTCAACAAAAAAAGAAAAATATTTTATAAAACAATATTTTTCTCTTCTTCTCTCCATAAACTGCCGACAAAGTTCTGATCCAAGTCCTTGATATAGGACGGTTCAACGCGTTTGACAAATTTTTCTTTTTCTAATTTTTCCTTCAAATCCGCTGCCTGCTGTCCATCCACATAGAGGATCAGGTAGCGCAAACGACGGGAATGATATACGATATCTCCAAACTGACTCAGTTTACGAGCGTCGCGGTTATAATGAAGGTAAATGGCCAAGCTCGTTCGCTCTTTTTTCTCAAACATGGTGTTCTCCTTTTACAAGTCTACCCTACCATTATACTCTTTTCAGTTCAAAATGAAAAGGGAGCAAGCTGAAAATCCTCTCTGACTCCAATGGATTTTCGCTTTGCTCTCTGAGAAGGCTTTTCTTATTTCAGGTTGGTGTTTTCCATTACCTTATCAATAAAGCCATAGGCTAGCGTTTCTTCAGCAGTCATCCAGTAATCACGTTCTGCATCCTTATGAATCTGCTCAACGGTCTTACCTGAGTTGTCCGCCAAAATCTGCTCCAACTTGTTACGAGTCTTAAGCAGGTGCTCTGCTGCAATGGCCATGTCTGTCTGTTGGGTACCACCACCTGTGCCACCCATTGGCTGGTGAATCATGTACTCAGCATTTGGCAACATAAAGCGTTTGCCTTTGGCACCGCTTGAAGCAATCACCGTTCCCATGCTGGCTGCTGTTCCCATAACAATGGTCTGCACATCAGACTTGATAAAGTTCATGGTATCAACGATAGCAAGACCTGCAGATACTGAACCTCCTGGTGTATTTACATAGAGGTAAATATCCTTGGTTGGGTCTTGGGCATCAAGAAAGAGCAACTGGGCAATGATAGAGTTGGCCATATTGTCTTCAACAGGCCCTGTCAGCATGACAATCCGATCTTTCAATAAGCGGGAGTAAATATCGTAGG from Streptococcus oriscaviae includes the following:
- a CDS encoding ABC transporter ATP-binding protein, which encodes MALLEVEKLTKNFGGLTAVGDVTMELNEGELVGLIGPNGAGKTTLFNLLTGVYEPSEGNVVLAGVTLNGKSPSKIASLGLARTFQNIRLFKNMTVLENVLIGLGNHGKSHIFASFFRLPAFYKNEEELKNKAISLLKIFDLDKDADTLAKNLPYGQQRRLEIVRALATEPKILFLDEPAAGMNPQETAELTQLIRKIKDEFKITIMLIEHDMSLVMEVTERIYVLEYGRLIAHGKPEEIRNNKRVIEAYLGGEA
- a CDS encoding branched-chain amino acid ABC transporter permease, which translates into the protein MKQNLKVNLIWLGILVLGFALIQGLVAMGVLNFYYVQIVQQIGINIILAVGLNLIVGFSGQFSLGHAGFMAIGAYSVGIIGKMMPNYGGFALALLVGMVLAGAVALLVGIPTLRLKGDYLAIATLGVAEIIRILIINGGSLTNGAAGIMSIPLFTNWQMVYVFVAITTIFTVNFLRSPMGRSTISVREDEIAAESVGVNPTVVKVSAFVFGAMTAAIAGGLHAGYVGTIVPKDFSFMTSVNILIIIVLGGLGAITGTFVAAIVLGILNVFLKSYADISMIIYSLALILLMIFRPGGLLGTKELAFSGLFKKKEETN
- a CDS encoding branched-chain amino acid ABC transporter permease, which gives rise to MLQQLVNGLILGSVYALLALGYTMVYGIIKLINFAHGDIYMMGAFMGYYLLNQLTFIADGSLRFFVALILSMIGTAILGVVIEFLAYRPLRNSTRIAALITAIGVSFFLEYTMIKFFTADVRAFPQAIEAVTFQLGPVSVTNIQLIILGVSLFLMVALQLIVKKTKMGKAMRAVSVDSDAAQLMGINVNRTISFTFALGSALAGAAGVLLGLYYNQIEPLMGMTPGLKAFVAAVLGGIGIIPGAALGGIVIGIIETFTYVIGLDTFRDAIVYIVLIIILLVRPSGILGKNVKEKV
- a CDS encoding ABC transporter substrate-binding protein; the encoded protein is MKKRSFAKALVTFASVALLAACGDVSTTNSASTAAEVGDTLKVGYNLELSGAVSSYGQTEANGADLAVKEINAAGGVDGKQIEVIKKDNKSETAEAATVATSLASEGANLIIGPATSGASAASIPAATSAGIPMITPSGTQTDLVVDDKGNVQEYFFRATFTDGYQGQIMAEYATSNLNAKKVVLYYDNSSDYGKGVAEAFEKAYKGEIVSKITFASGDKDFQAALTKLKDLEFDAIIMPGYYNETGTIVKQARGLGLNQPILGSDGFDSPQFAELATASAASNVYYLSAFVTTASDRAKAFYDAYVAEYGEEPSMFSALAYDSVYMAAEAAKGAKNSTEIKDNLSTLKDFEGVTGTMSIDKEHNVVKSVYVVGLTDGKQSSVDTVSISE
- a CDS encoding YlbG family protein codes for the protein MFEKKERTSLAIYLHYNRDARKLSQFGDIVYHSRRLRYLILYVDGQQAADLKEKLEKEKFVKRVEPSYIKDLDQNFVGSLWREEEKNIVL
- a CDS encoding ATP-dependent Clp protease proteolytic subunit translates to MIPVVIEQTSRGERSYDIYSRLLKDRIVMLTGPVEDNMANSIIAQLLFLDAQDPTKDIYLYVNTPGGSVSAGLAIVDTMNFIKSDVQTIVMGTAASMGTVIASSGAKGKRFMLPNAEYMIHQPMGGTGGGTQQTDMAIAAEHLLKTRNKLEQILADNSGKTVEQIHKDAERDYWMTAEETLAYGFIDKVMENTNLK